The genomic segment CGTGAGCGGGAGCAGCTCGTCCGTCTTCGCTCGGGGCACGAGGTACAAGAGACGGGTGCCCTCCTCACCGAACCATGCCGCGTCCCACGTCTTCACCATCGCCTTCGCCTCCTTCGCGTAGAGGCCCGCTGCGGTCAGTTCCTTCACCAAGAACGCACCCAGCTCGGCGCGGGTGCCGTCGCTGGGGAGTTGCGTGTCCAGAGTGGCGCCGGACTCCAGTTCGCCCACGGGGCGGAAGCCGGTCTTCCCGGCGCGGACGGTCACGAGTACCAGACCGGTCACCTTTCCGCCGGCGCCGTTCACCACGCGAACCTTGTCACCGCCGAGCGCACGAACCGTGACCGGCGGCGGGAACGTGCCCACGCCGCGGTAGAAGAGGAACTTCTCGCGCTGGAGGACGGTGCCGCCGCGGAGCCCGCGCTCGTCGTAGTTGGCGTCCTCGGCCGCGTTGCCGCCTGCGACCTCCGTCTGGATGCCCACCGCATCCGTTTCGCGGGCGTGGTAGTAATGGTTTTCGCGGTCATTGCGGTCGCGTGGGAAGTGAGCCGGTTCGTCCGGCGTGAGCTTCACGTCCCACCGGATGTTCTGCCCCCCCGCCTTGTCGTTCTTCTCGGTGCGGACCGGTGCGCCGTGAGCGAACGGGTACCACTCGGTGATCCACCCCTTCGGGAAGTCCACCTTCACCGACACCCTCGTATCCCTGTCCGCGTAGAAGTAGATCACCGGCGTCTCCATGCTCACCAGCCCGCCGTGCTTCAACCGTGCGCCCTTGGAGAAGCGGGGGGTAGAATCGTAGACGAAGTTCGGCAGGTCGGTGTTGTTCGGGGTGAACCCGACCGGAACGCCGTCGGCGCCGGAGAAGCTGGTGAACGTGCCCCATTCGTGCGCGACCAGTCGCGGCGGTGCCGCGGGCGGAACGGGTGCCGCGCCCAGCGGGTCGGGTGTACCGGCGTCGGCCGCGGTACGGGGAGCGAGTGCGAAGCCGAGCGCGACTGCGGCGCCGGCAACCGTCGCGAGCAACAAGGTTCTCACGAGCCCTCTCCTTTGGGGAACGACGGCCGCCGATGGGGCGGCCGTCTCCAGCCACTCTACCCAAAGGAACTCGATTACAGAATTTGTTGATACATCACCGTTACACCCGCATATCCGCTTTATGACCGTCAGCGTGTAGTTGGGTTTTCGGAATGCTGCTATGTGCACACACCACCCTGGTATCCCGTCACACGGGCTAAACGAAGAGGCCGAATTGATCAATGTGTTTTAGGTAAAAAGTGACAGATGGTCGTGTGTTGAGACGAGCTGCGCGGCGCAAACTCTGTGGTTGCGCTGTGCGCGTGGCACGGGGGTGGAATACCTGATCGACCCGCCACCCAGCACGAACTCGTGCCCATTCTTCACACGGCCCTCTTTCCGCTTCTCCTTCTCGTCATTTGCCCAAAGGGCGACCCCCGCCGGCTCCGGTCGAGTTCGCCGCTGTCCGCACCTTCGCCGGTAACGTCTGTGCGGAGTGCCACGGTGAGAAGAAATAGAAAGCCGGGCTAAACTTCGCGACCTTCACCACCGAAAGAGCGTTCTCAGGCACCGCAGGGCGTGGCGGTCGATCGCGGAACAGATCCGAAGTGGCGAGATGCCGCCCGAGGCCGCGACACAGATCACAAAGGCCGAACGCGACCACGTGGTGAAATGGATCACCGCCACCCTCGACGCGGCTGACGAACTCGACCGTACGCGCCCCGACCCCGGGCGCCCGGTGTGCGCCGCTCACGCCGGGTGAGGACACCGCACCGTGCGTGATCTGCTCGGCGTGGACTTCGACGCCGCCGGCGCCGTCGGGATGCCGGAGTGATCCTGGGAGAACCGTTCGACAACGTCGCCGCCGCGCTCAACATCTCGGACGCGCTCAACGAGAAATACTTCGCCCCGGTCGACCTTATCATTATCATTGAGTGCCTGTACGCGGTTCCACAAAAACCGGCGCAGCCGAACCCCGACGCGCTGGCCGGTTCGGTCGGGTGAGCACTCCAGGGAGCGGCAATGATACTCGTGCTCATGGGCGTGACCGGGACGGGAAAGACGACGATCGGCAAGCTTCTGGCCGGGAAGCTCGGCTGGACGTTTGTGGAGGGTGACGACTTCCACCCGGCCGCGAACGTCGCGAAGATGCACGCGGGGGTTCCGCTCACCGATGCCGACCGCGCCCCGTGGCTGGCGGCGCTGCGTGAGCGGATCGACGCGGCGAGTGCGCAAGGCGAGAACGTGGTGTTGGCCTGCTCGGCGCTAAAGCACGCGTACCAGGAGTACCTGCGCCAACACGAACCGGACAACGTACGGTACGTCTACCTGCACGCCGCCGAGGAACTGATCCGGGACCGGCTGGCGGCACGGAAGGGGCACTTCATGAACCCCGGCCTGCTGCACAGTCAGTTCGAAACGCTCGAACCTCCGGACCACGCGATTCGGGTCGAGGTGGGCGGAACGCCCGAGGCCGTCACGAACCAGATCCTCCAGAAACTCCAGTTTTGAAGGCTTCGACTCGCGGAGCCAGCGGACCACACCCCGGAGGCCACCGCTTCAAGTGCCGGGCCAAGTGTCGCACGCGTCGCACCGGCGCACCCACACGGCGCCGAAGACGGTGTCGAGGTCGGTCGGCCGCACGTACGCGTTGATCGCGCCGGTCCGCACGCGGGTCAGAAATTCGTGCCGTGTGCGGGTACGAACGGGCACCACGAACCGAGACCTGATAGGATGGGACGGAACCGATCTGTGCCTCTCCAATCAACTCACGGGAGCCGCATGAGTCTGGCGATCGAAACGCGCCGACTGACCCGAGACTTCGGTGATTTTCGCGCCGTTGACGGAATCGATCTGCGGGTCGAGCGCGGCACCTTCTACGGCTTCCTCGGCCCGAACGGCGCCGGCAAGTCCACAACCATCAAGATGCTCACCGGCCTGCTCGCGCCGAGCCGGGGCGAGGTGCGCGTCCTCGACCGCGACATGCTCGACCCCGCCCATGCGCTCGACGCCAAGCGCCGCATCGGCGTCATCGCCGAGAACATGTCGCTGTTCGACAACCTGACCGCCCGCGAGTACCTGACGTTCGTCGGGCGGATGTACCTCATGCCCCGCGACACGATCCGCGAGCGGTCCGCCGAACTGCTCGCCGTGCTCGGGCTCGCCGACGAGGAGCAGAAGCTCAGCATGGAGTACTCGCACGGGATGAAGAAGAAGCTCGCCCTGGCCGCGGCGCTCCTGCCCAACCCGGACCTGCTGTTCCTCGACGAGCCGTTCGAGGGCGTGGACGCGATCACCTCGCGGGTCATCCGCGACCTGCTGGCCGGGTTCGTGGCCCGCGGGTCCACGGTGTTCC from the Frigoriglobus tundricola genome contains:
- a CDS encoding ABC transporter ATP-binding protein, whose product is MSLAIETRRLTRDFGDFRAVDGIDLRVERGTFYGFLGPNGAGKSTTIKMLTGLLAPSRGEVRVLDRDMLDPAHALDAKRRIGVIAENMSLFDNLTAREYLTFVGRMYLMPRDTIRERSAELLAVLGLADEEQKLSMEYSHGMKKKLALAAALLPNPDLLFLDEPFEGVDAITSRVIRDLLAGFVARGSTVFLTSHVLEIVERLCTHVGIIAGGKLIEQTSLEAIRHGDTLENRFIQLAGADAVAAPKLAWLEAAQ
- a CDS encoding gluconokinase, with translation MILVLMGVTGTGKTTIGKLLAGKLGWTFVEGDDFHPAANVAKMHAGVPLTDADRAPWLAALRERIDAASAQGENVVLACSALKHAYQEYLRQHEPDNVRYVYLHAAEELIRDRLAARKGHFMNPGLLHSQFETLEPPDHAIRVEVGGTPEAVTNQILQKLQF